One window of the Actinomycetota bacterium genome contains the following:
- a CDS encoding hemerythrin domain-containing protein, which produces MDAIKLLKEDHQKFKKLLGELEDTTERGVKTREKLLEQLKAELKPHEVAEEEIFYPALIERLKDDDIVLEGYEEHHAADVLLEELEDVPFDDERWGPKMKVIKENIEHHIEEEEGPMFKQARVALEPDQLEELGALMEERMKAGAAR; this is translated from the coding sequence ATGGACGCCATCAAGCTGCTCAAGGAAGACCACCAGAAGTTCAAGAAGCTTCTCGGTGAGCTCGAGGACACGACCGAACGCGGGGTCAAGACCCGAGAGAAGCTGTTGGAGCAGCTCAAAGCAGAGCTGAAGCCCCACGAGGTCGCGGAGGAGGAGATCTTCTACCCGGCGCTGATCGAACGGCTGAAGGACGACGACATCGTGCTCGAAGGCTACGAGGAGCACCACGCCGCCGACGTCCTCCTGGAGGAGCTCGAGGACGTGCCGTTCGACGACGAGCGGTGGGGCCCGAAGATGAAGGTGATCAAGGAGAACATCGAGCACCACATCGAGGAAGAAGAGGGGCCGATGTTCAAGCAGGCGCGCGTGGCGCTCGAACCAGACCAGCTCGAGGAACTGGGCGCGCTGATGGAGGAGCGGATGAAGGCGGGAGCCGCGCGGTAG
- a CDS encoding SRPBCC family protein — MSLIRESIDVDVPVSTAYNQWTQFEEFPRFMEGVDEVRQLDDTRLHWKAEIAGATREWEAKIVEQEPDRVIAWRSEEGVKLAGRVTFEPIDDGSRSRITLEMEFDPEGFVEAVGDTLGFVRARVGGDLERFKKFIEERGVESGAWRGEIKSGTPR, encoded by the coding sequence ATGTCGCTCATACGTGAATCGATCGACGTCGACGTACCGGTGTCGACGGCCTACAACCAGTGGACGCAGTTCGAGGAGTTCCCGCGCTTCATGGAAGGCGTCGACGAGGTCCGTCAACTCGACGACACCCGCTTGCATTGGAAGGCGGAGATCGCCGGGGCCACCCGCGAATGGGAGGCGAAGATCGTCGAGCAAGAGCCCGACCGCGTCATCGCTTGGCGGAGCGAGGAAGGCGTCAAGCTCGCCGGACGTGTGACGTTCGAGCCCATCGACGACGGTAGCCGCAGTCGGATAACGCTCGAGATGGAGTTCGATCCCGAGGGCTTCGTCGAAGCCGTCGGGGACACGCTCGGCTTCGTCCGTGCGCGTGTCGGCGGTGATCTGGAGCGCTTCAAGAAGTTCATCGAGGAGCGCGGTGTCGAGTCCGGCGCCTGGCGGGGCGAGATCAAAAGCGGCACGCCCCGCTAA
- a CDS encoding DUF6458 family protein, giving the protein MGIGVSIFLIAVGAILSFAVSTDAEGFNINAIGYILMACGALGLLVSTLIFGGRGRNDTTTTTHGH; this is encoded by the coding sequence ATGGGTATCGGAGTGAGCATCTTCTTGATCGCCGTCGGCGCGATCCTGTCCTTCGCGGTGAGCACCGACGCCGAGGGCTTCAACATCAACGCGATCGGCTACATCCTGATGGCGTGCGGAGCGCTGGGCTTGCTCGTCAGCACGTTGATCTTCGGTGGCCGGGGTCGCAACGACACCACGACGACGACTCACGGTCACTAA
- a CDS encoding LLM class F420-dependent oxidoreductase, with amino-acid sequence MTADLKLGLALGYSGATVEDNSDLALEAERLGYDSVWTAEAYGSDVFTPLAWIGAKTSKIKLGTGIAQISARTPAALAMTAATLDALSGGRVILGLGVSGPQVVEGWYGMPFPKPLARTREYVEIVQKILRREGPVTNEGEHYPLPYPGGAGLGKPLKLTLHPTRSRIPIWLAAEGPKNVALSTQIADGWLPMFYSPYRSAEFDDALAGAPEGFEIGCVVTVNIADTVEEALMLVKFFLSFYIGGMGAKDENFHLNIVKRMGFEDEALKVQELFMSGRREEAVKAVPDELADEISLCGPPDRIKERLEAWVKSPVTQLIVGSRDPKAMKLLADLTR; translated from the coding sequence ATGACCGCCGACCTGAAGCTCGGACTCGCGCTCGGCTACTCGGGCGCGACGGTGGAAGACAATTCGGATCTCGCGCTCGAGGCGGAGCGGCTGGGCTACGACTCGGTCTGGACCGCGGAGGCGTACGGCTCGGACGTGTTCACGCCGCTCGCGTGGATCGGCGCCAAGACCTCGAAGATCAAACTCGGCACCGGGATCGCACAGATCTCCGCTCGAACGCCGGCGGCGCTGGCGATGACGGCGGCGACGCTCGACGCCCTCTCGGGCGGCCGGGTCATCCTCGGACTCGGCGTATCGGGGCCGCAAGTCGTCGAGGGCTGGTACGGCATGCCATTCCCGAAGCCGCTCGCGCGCACGCGCGAATACGTCGAGATCGTTCAGAAGATCCTCCGCCGCGAAGGTCCGGTCACCAACGAGGGCGAGCACTACCCGCTCCCCTATCCCGGCGGCGCCGGGCTCGGGAAGCCGCTGAAGCTCACGCTTCATCCGACACGATCACGGATCCCGATCTGGCTCGCCGCGGAGGGACCGAAGAACGTGGCGCTCTCGACGCAGATCGCGGACGGGTGGCTCCCGATGTTCTACTCGCCCTACCGCAGCGCCGAGTTCGACGACGCGCTGGCCGGCGCGCCCGAGGGTTTCGAGATCGGTTGCGTCGTGACGGTGAACATCGCCGACACGGTGGAAGAGGCGTTGATGCTGGTGAAGTTCTTCCTTTCGTTCTACATCGGCGGCATGGGCGCGAAGGACGAAAACTTCCACCTGAACATCGTCAAGCGCATGGGCTTCGAGGACGAAGCGCTGAAGGTGCAAGAACTCTTCATGTCGGGCCGCCGCGAGGAGGCCGTGAAAGCGGTGCCCGACGAGCTCGCCGACGAGATCTCACTGTGCGGGCCGCCGGACCGGATCAAAGAGCGGCTCGAGGCCTGGGTGAAGAGCCCGGTCACGCAGCTGATCGTTGGTTCGCGCGACCCGAAGGCGATGAAACTGCTCGCCGACCTGACGCGGTAG
- a CDS encoding aldehyde dehydrogenase family protein produces MLIDGKLVESSSGATFDNVNPATEEVIGSTADATIDDAHAAVGAARRAFDETSWATDHAFRANCLRQLQAAMLEARREIVDTLVAEAGSPVSLAPIIQFDLPVAWLEHWAAMAETYPYEKPLETTKLFGQHHRGVERREPAGVVTAITPFNYPIFVNIAKVGPALAAGNTVVLKPSPDTPWSATLMGRLAAEKTDIPAGVFNVVTSSSAEVSESLVTDPRVDMITFTGSTVTGRRIMHGCADTVKKCFLELGGKSANIVLDDADFGLALALAAGWVCTHSGQGCASYTRLLLPRSRYDEGVEIAKGHFEKARVGDPSDPTILHGPQINARQREKVLGLIQTGVEEGARLLVGGGKPPDLPRGYYVQPTLFTDVKPDMTIAQEEFFGPVLVVIPYDDEDDAVEIANNSIYGLSGSVWSSDEDRALGVARRIRTGTVSINGSQWLHPTRAFGGYKQSGIGRENGIEGFEEYLETKVVSLPGG; encoded by the coding sequence ATGCTGATCGACGGGAAGCTGGTCGAGTCGTCGAGCGGTGCCACGTTCGACAACGTCAACCCGGCCACCGAGGAGGTCATCGGCTCAACGGCCGACGCGACGATCGACGACGCGCACGCCGCCGTCGGCGCGGCCCGGCGAGCTTTCGACGAGACGTCCTGGGCCACCGATCACGCTTTCCGCGCGAACTGCCTCCGCCAGCTGCAAGCCGCGATGCTCGAGGCGCGTCGGGAGATCGTCGACACGCTCGTGGCAGAAGCGGGCTCCCCGGTCTCGCTGGCGCCGATCATCCAGTTCGACCTTCCGGTGGCGTGGCTCGAGCACTGGGCCGCGATGGCGGAGACCTATCCGTACGAGAAGCCGCTCGAGACCACCAAGCTGTTCGGCCAGCACCATCGCGGCGTGGAGCGGCGCGAGCCGGCCGGCGTCGTGACCGCGATCACGCCGTTCAACTATCCGATCTTCGTGAACATCGCGAAGGTCGGTCCGGCGCTCGCGGCCGGCAACACCGTCGTGCTGAAGCCGTCCCCCGACACACCGTGGTCGGCAACGCTGATGGGCCGGCTCGCCGCCGAGAAGACCGACATCCCCGCGGGCGTGTTCAACGTCGTGACGTCGTCCAGCGCAGAGGTCAGCGAGTCGCTCGTCACCGATCCGCGGGTGGACATGATCACGTTCACCGGCTCGACGGTCACCGGCCGGCGCATCATGCACGGCTGCGCCGACACGGTGAAGAAGTGTTTCCTAGAGCTCGGCGGGAAGTCCGCCAACATCGTGCTCGACGACGCGGACTTCGGCCTGGCGCTCGCGCTGGCCGCCGGCTGGGTCTGCACGCACTCAGGACAAGGGTGCGCCTCGTACACGCGGCTGCTGCTCCCCCGCTCGCGCTACGACGAAGGCGTCGAGATCGCCAAGGGCCACTTCGAGAAGGCGCGCGTCGGCGACCCGAGTGATCCGACCATCCTGCACGGCCCGCAGATCAACGCCCGCCAGCGCGAGAAGGTCCTCGGGCTGATCCAGACCGGCGTCGAAGAAGGAGCGCGCCTGCTCGTCGGCGGCGGTAAGCCGCCGGACCTGCCTCGCGGGTATTACGTTCAGCCGACCCTGTTCACCGACGTGAAGCCGGATATGACCATCGCCCAGGAGGAGTTCTTCGGTCCCGTGCTCGTCGTCATCCCCTACGACGACGAGGACGACGCGGTCGAGATCGCCAACAACTCGATCTACGGACTGTCGGGCTCGGTGTGGTCCTCGGACGAGGATCGGGCGCTCGGCGTCGCGCGCCGGATCAGGACCGGCACGGTTTCGATCAACGGCTCCCAATGGCTCCACCCGACCCGCGCCTTCGGCGGATACAAGCAGTCGGGCATCGGACGCGAGAACGGCATCGAAGGGTTCGAGGAGTATCTCGAGACGAAGGTCGTCTCGCTGCCGGGAGGTTGA
- a CDS encoding 3-oxoacyl-ACP reductase encodes MEVLDGKVAIITGAGRGLGRAEALEMARHGARVVVNDLGGTVDGKPTAEHPAQQVVEEIKAAGGEAIAHHGDVTDHAQAKEMIRLAIDTYGSLDILVNNAGILRDRMIFNMAEEEWDAVIKVHLKGHFGPTRHAAEYWREKAKNAGGATYGRIINTSSEAFLMGSAGQPNYAAAKGGIVGLTMSVANGLGKYGVTANAICPRARTRMTEDLFDMDPEIFAPENVAPLVAYLASPAAERVNGQVFIVYGGDVMVVGGLTITEKFSTEKRWTPDGLAEAMGPFYDKREPILDGFMIKF; translated from the coding sequence ATCGAGGTGCTCGACGGGAAGGTTGCCATCATCACCGGCGCCGGGCGCGGGCTCGGGCGCGCGGAAGCGCTCGAGATGGCGCGTCACGGCGCGCGCGTGGTCGTCAACGATCTCGGCGGTACCGTCGACGGGAAGCCGACCGCGGAGCACCCGGCCCAGCAGGTCGTCGAGGAGATCAAGGCCGCAGGCGGCGAGGCGATAGCCCATCACGGCGACGTCACCGACCACGCGCAGGCCAAGGAGATGATCCGGCTCGCGATCGACACCTACGGATCGCTGGACATCCTGGTGAACAACGCCGGGATCCTCCGCGACCGGATGATCTTCAACATGGCCGAAGAGGAATGGGACGCGGTGATCAAGGTTCACCTGAAGGGCCATTTCGGCCCCACCCGGCACGCGGCGGAGTACTGGCGGGAGAAGGCGAAGAACGCCGGCGGCGCGACCTACGGCCGGATCATCAACACCTCGTCGGAGGCCTTCCTGATGGGCTCCGCCGGCCAGCCGAACTACGCGGCCGCGAAGGGCGGCATCGTGGGGCTCACGATGTCGGTCGCGAACGGCCTCGGGAAGTACGGCGTGACGGCGAACGCGATCTGCCCGCGCGCCCGGACCCGCATGACCGAGGACCTGTTCGACATGGATCCGGAGATCTTCGCGCCGGAGAACGTGGCGCCGCTGGTCGCGTACCTCGCCTCCCCGGCCGCCGAGCGCGTCAACGGCCAGGTCTTCATCGTCTACGGCGGCGACGTCATGGTCGTCGGCGGGCTTACGATCACCGAGAAGTTCTCGACCGAGAAACGATGGACGCCCGACGGGCTCGCGGAGGCGATGGGTCCGTTCTACGACAAGCGCGAGCCGATCCTCGACGGATTCATGATCAAGTTCTGA
- a CDS encoding steroid 3-ketoacyl-CoA thiolase, translating to MREPVIVEAVRTPIGKRNGVLAGLHAAELLGSALVEVVKRAGIEASEVGQVVGGCVTQAGEQACNVARNAWLGMGLPYEVAATTVDTQCGSSQQANNLIAGLIASGGIDVGIACGVEAMSRVGLGSNVINGPGYFEPASWPWDTPNQFQAAERIASKRGITRADVDALGFASQQKAARAWSEGRFDREVFAVEAPEPVTRDQGLRETTLEGLAALKPVLDDGIHTAGNSSQISDGAAAVLWMDRSKADALGLRPRARIVQQVVVGTDPYFLLDGPVDATREVLAKAGMKLSDIDIVEINEAFASVVLSWASVHKPDMDRVNVNGGAIALGHPVGATGARLITTALHELERRDGQFALITMCCGGAIGTGTIIERL from the coding sequence ATGCGTGAACCGGTGATCGTCGAAGCCGTCCGAACCCCTATCGGCAAACGCAACGGAGTGCTCGCGGGTTTGCACGCGGCCGAGCTCCTCGGCTCGGCGCTGGTCGAGGTCGTGAAGCGAGCCGGGATCGAAGCGTCCGAGGTCGGTCAGGTCGTCGGAGGATGCGTCACGCAGGCCGGCGAACAAGCGTGCAACGTCGCGCGCAACGCGTGGCTCGGCATGGGGCTCCCCTACGAGGTTGCGGCGACGACCGTCGACACGCAGTGTGGCTCCTCGCAGCAGGCGAACAACCTGATCGCGGGACTGATCGCGTCGGGAGGGATCGACGTCGGGATCGCGTGCGGGGTCGAAGCGATGAGCCGCGTCGGGCTCGGCTCGAACGTGATCAACGGGCCCGGCTACTTCGAGCCCGCGAGCTGGCCCTGGGACACGCCAAACCAGTTCCAAGCGGCCGAGCGGATCGCTTCGAAGCGAGGCATCACGCGCGCCGACGTGGACGCACTCGGGTTCGCTTCCCAACAGAAGGCGGCGCGGGCGTGGTCGGAGGGGCGCTTCGACCGCGAGGTGTTCGCCGTCGAGGCGCCCGAGCCGGTGACGCGTGACCAAGGACTGCGCGAAACGACCCTCGAAGGGCTCGCAGCTCTGAAGCCGGTGCTCGACGACGGGATCCACACCGCCGGCAACTCGTCGCAGATCTCCGACGGCGCGGCCGCTGTGTTGTGGATGGACCGCTCGAAGGCCGACGCGCTGGGCCTGCGCCCCCGCGCGCGGATCGTCCAGCAGGTCGTCGTCGGCACCGATCCGTACTTCCTGCTCGACGGGCCGGTGGATGCGACGCGCGAAGTGCTGGCGAAGGCCGGCATGAAGCTCTCCGACATAGACATCGTCGAGATCAACGAGGCGTTCGCGTCGGTCGTCCTTTCCTGGGCGTCGGTCCATAAGCCCGACATGGACCGCGTGAACGTGAACGGCGGCGCGATCGCCCTGGGTCACCCCGTCGGCGCGACCGGCGCGCGGCTGATCACGACCGCGCTGCACGAGCTCGAGCGACGAGACGGGCAGTTCGCGCTGATCACGATGTGCTGCGGCGGCGCGATCGGCACCGGAACCATCATCGAACGGCTATGA
- a CDS encoding TetR family transcriptional regulator, giving the protein MELGQAGIRDGGRGLTERQAERRDRVVAAAISLASSGGYEAVQMRDVASKAGVALGTLYRYFSSKDHLLVSCLGQWTREFQQRVEARPPSGASAADRVVDVLKRAATALERSPSLMAAFVTALTSISADDPIGLAEVSEVYEQLNEFVTTAMADGEQIHREAVVRVVGMVWLAALIARVRGWAEGGQMADDLEAAVRLLLPSPSVARRRVNA; this is encoded by the coding sequence ATGGAGCTGGGCCAAGCGGGGATCCGGGACGGCGGCCGTGGTCTGACCGAGCGGCAAGCGGAGCGGCGAGACCGGGTGGTGGCGGCTGCGATCTCGCTCGCGAGCAGCGGCGGTTACGAGGCCGTCCAGATGCGCGATGTGGCCTCCAAGGCCGGCGTCGCGCTCGGGACCCTCTACCGATATTTCTCTTCCAAAGATCACTTGCTCGTATCTTGCCTCGGGCAGTGGACCCGCGAGTTCCAGCAGCGGGTGGAGGCCCGCCCCCCTTCGGGCGCGAGCGCAGCCGACCGCGTCGTCGACGTCCTGAAGCGCGCGGCTACGGCGCTCGAGCGTTCGCCGAGCCTGATGGCCGCGTTCGTGACCGCGCTGACGTCCATCTCGGCCGACGATCCGATCGGCCTCGCCGAGGTGTCCGAGGTCTACGAGCAGCTGAACGAGTTCGTCACCACCGCGATGGCGGACGGCGAGCAGATCCATCGTGAGGCCGTGGTGCGCGTCGTCGGGATGGTGTGGCTGGCGGCGCTGATCGCGCGGGTGCGTGGCTGGGCCGAGGGAGGCCAGATGGCCGACGACCTCGAGGCGGCGGTGCGGCTGCTGCTCCCGAGTCCGAGCGTTGCACGAAGGAGAGTCAATGCGTGA
- a CDS encoding acyl-CoA dehydrogenase family protein codes for MDFELPGDDDPRRQEVRDWLAAHPAPTGKDLADAGYVVPHWPKPWGQDADPMKQLIIDDELKRAKVQRPINPIGTGHCGPILVKHGTEEQQKQYIPSMLSGEDIWCQLFSEPGAGSDLASVSTKALKDGDHYIVNGQKIWTSLGHIAKFGILLARTNPDAPKHAGLSYFIIDMHSPGIEIRPIVEMTGMHMFNEVFFTDVRVPAENLIGDENRGWELARDTLENERVTLARAGAQWGWGPTADDLINVVRERGGVTSPIQRQQLAQVWMEGEILRIYRLRMVAARVAGKLGPESSVAKALSDPHGQHIFRLGRELAGAEGMLKEVGPLGADPTWWGQGFVFSPALTIGGGTSEVLRNVIGERILGLPREPDPDASRSWSETRRT; via the coding sequence ATGGACTTCGAGCTGCCAGGCGACGACGACCCGAGACGCCAAGAGGTGCGCGACTGGCTCGCGGCGCACCCGGCACCGACCGGCAAGGACCTGGCCGACGCCGGCTACGTCGTCCCACATTGGCCGAAGCCGTGGGGGCAGGACGCCGACCCGATGAAGCAGCTCATCATCGACGACGAGCTGAAGCGAGCGAAGGTTCAGCGCCCGATCAACCCGATCGGAACCGGCCACTGCGGCCCGATCCTCGTCAAGCACGGAACCGAGGAGCAGCAGAAGCAGTACATCCCGTCGATGTTGTCCGGCGAAGACATCTGGTGCCAGCTCTTCTCGGAGCCGGGAGCCGGCAGCGACCTCGCGTCGGTCAGCACCAAGGCGCTCAAAGACGGCGACCACTACATCGTCAACGGACAGAAGATCTGGACGTCGCTCGGGCACATCGCCAAGTTCGGGATCCTGCTCGCCCGCACGAACCCCGACGCGCCGAAGCACGCCGGGCTGTCCTACTTCATCATCGACATGCACTCGCCGGGGATCGAGATCCGCCCGATCGTCGAGATGACCGGGATGCACATGTTCAACGAAGTCTTCTTCACCGACGTGCGGGTACCGGCCGAGAACCTGATCGGCGACGAGAATCGCGGCTGGGAGCTCGCCCGGGACACGCTCGAGAACGAGCGCGTGACGCTCGCGCGCGCCGGCGCGCAGTGGGGATGGGGCCCGACCGCCGACGACTTGATCAACGTCGTCCGCGAGCGCGGCGGCGTGACGAGCCCGATCCAACGCCAGCAGCTCGCGCAGGTCTGGATGGAGGGAGAGATCCTCCGCATCTACCGGCTGCGGATGGTGGCCGCCCGCGTGGCCGGCAAGCTCGGGCCGGAGTCGTCGGTTGCGAAGGCGCTGTCGGACCCCCACGGCCAGCACATCTTCCGCCTCGGTCGCGAGCTCGCCGGAGCGGAGGGCATGCTCAAGGAAGTCGGTCCGCTCGGGGCCGATCCGACCTGGTGGGGGCAAGGGTTCGTTTTTTCCCCGGCCCTCACGATCGGCGGCGGTACCTCGGAGGTGCTGCGCAACGTCATCGGCGAGCGCATCCTCGGCCTGCCACGAGAGCCCGACCCCGACGCGAGCAGGTCATGGAGCGAGACCCGCCGAACATAA